A region of the Primulina eburnea isolate SZY01 chromosome 7, ASM2296580v1, whole genome shotgun sequence genome:
TGCATTTAAACTCATCGAATTTCCCAACAACTCCTTGAATATAGGTGACAAACAGCTCTTCACAGTCTCTTCTATCACACTCGAAACAGATTGTGTAGTCCCTACGGCTGCCACTGGAGTGGCGGCGATCGGCGTAGCCGCTGCAGATGGCTGGTTATAAATAGTATTACTGTTGAAAACAGGCTGCTGTTTGTCCTCAACTTTCACTGCTCCGGTTCGGTTTCTCTTCCTAGGCCGAGGGGTTTTGCTATTTACATCAATACCATTAGGGTTAGGGCTTTGACAATAAGCGAAATTGGGGAAGCCAGGGTCGTCGTCATCCTCATACATGGAAAGAGGTGCGGGCGCGGAGATGGCAAGAACGGCGGAGGAGGAGCCATTGAGCACAGAGGTGCCCCAGATTTTGGAAGAGATTTCGAAGGTAGCGTGATCATGAGGGCTCTTAAAGGCGTAGTCTTTTCCGGAGCCAAATTTGTTGACAACATTACGGTACTTCTTCTTGAGCCTGCGCAGCTTCTCAACAAGCTGATTCTTATTGAAATCGAGCTGAAATTTGTCCCTGATCTGATCATAAAAAGCGGTGGTGTCATGGTGGTGGTGGTTAAAGGAGCTGTGAGGTCCGCCTCGCTGGGTGGTGTAGTCGAGAAATCCCTGCAAGAGCTCAATTTCGTCACCGTCGGTCCAGAGGCGTTGGAAGAGCTTGCGAGAGTCGTCGAGCTGCGCCGGTTTCTTGGCAACGACCGTATCCGGTAGTTGTTGCTTAAGATGCGGATCGGGGACTCCGGGAACCGCGATGGTGACCTGAGCTGCCGCGGAGGACGTCGGAGGAGGGAGATCGGCGGCGGCTGCGGCGGAAGAGGCAGAGTCGTCCTCATCGCGATCGGAGCTGTCGTCATCGTCGTCGTCAAGGAGGTCTTCGTCCTCGTTGAAGATGTGAGCCGCGGCGGCGGCGGGGTCTTCGGTGGAGGCCATAAATGTGTTTGGGCGGAAGGGTTAGGCCAGGGTGGGGGGATGGGTCTGCCTTTTGGTGAGTTTGGTTTCTTTGCCAACCACTTCACACGCACATAGGCATCTCTTCCAATGCCCGCACCATTTACTTCAtttattttttacaaaataattaaatcaattttTTCAAAACATATATTCTTTTAAGGAAAAATTGGTTTTAAATCCCCCAATccaaatttatctttatcttaattttttatatCTAAAAACTTTGCCCAAACTTCCTAAAAGTTTGAAGTTGACAAAAATACCATTACATATTTTAATGATTGATTTTCCTGGAAAAtgatatcagagccaaggtaaaattatttcaaacacacaaatttattattatgaaatgattaaatgtttgaggaggagaattttcttgaattacatgaatCCAAAACCAGGTCCGAGATTAATTATTTACAGGATTTATTCCATAACTCTGGAATACTTGAAACAGGAAGATCTAACCAAAATTAGATATCAAGAAGAAACTTATCAGAGGCATaaggtaaacttatgattcaaaataacagaTTCTTAGAAATAGTACCTGATTCCTCGAAACTCTCGGGAGATCTTGGAGAAATTCAAAAGACGGTACAAAATTAAGGCAATATGTTGTATTATGTACCACAGAATGTggagaaaatccttgaaaaccaggaagaaattcttggaatattAGGATATCTGAACAAGAATTCAAAtcctagaacaacaaccaagttctagtaagAGAATTTCAGAAGGAAGGTTAACACCATCCTTAGGTACTGAACCCTTGTTACATCAACGAGGAAAGGCCAAAGTATTGCCCAAACCTttgaatgaagaagaaaaaatgatcaatctaattaaatctgtctcagaaaagaaattaatctgatgacaactttagaaagaaTTGGTCTCGAGGATCTACAAGACCTTGCAGAAATCATTGCAAATCTCAAGGTTGTAGATCTAAAGACTAACACAATGGAAGGTGAACAACCTtctataacctggtcatcttctcaagAACCACCAAGGAAAAGTGTGGGATCTCAGaatataaatatgagagaaCCTCAACCCtatttccatactggtggagaaTCACACCCATGGGAACAAGGAcaaggagaaatcaaattctCTTGCACCAAACACTCTATGGAAAAACTGTTTTAGAACCTATACATCCTTATGGGGTTATTCTTAACCTTGATTTACTAGATTTCAAAAATAGAGAAGATCTTATAGATGACTGGATAACTGCTATGAGAATCGTTGgaggaacacttgatctcaacagagaaggattcattaaactccTAGAAATGAGGCTTATGGGATCTGttaaaattgcttgggacatgacttcattagAAACCAAAGAGGCAGTCCTAGCTggagaatctcttagtgagataaCTAGAAAAGTGGCTACCCTATTTTAAGCACaatttataggggtagactattttaaTAGTCAAGATACAAAGAAGAGGAAAAAATATACTTAAGCTCTGTATGTccttgaattacatgacatatgtttagtggatgaatatattatgttattcaataaatatagatggaattcagatGTCAAAGAAAATATAGTTATGAACTTTTCTTCGCCAAAATGTCGagtccttggagagaaatgcttaTAAGGGAATATGTCCCTGGCATTCCAGATACGCTGGcacgaagagcctctttcctcaaAGAAAAATTAGCAGAATGTGTCATATGACaacattacaaaagaattacaaatgCTTAAGGGATATCAATAAAAGAACTCTTTTgtgttgtaaagaaaatgatcttccaacaattattggaagtaaaccacaaaaGCAGAAAAGGAAGAATTTTAGATCTCATCCTTATTACAGAAGTGGAAGAAGTTATTGGAAACGAAGAACAGTATGATATAGACAGAAAGCTAGATCTtacaaatctggacaaagaagtggaccatcaagaagtaggatatcatctcAAGCATCAAGTACATATCGAAGCACATGGAGAACACCATGTTAGTCTTTAGATCTATCACACTCGAGCTAATGAAAGTTTTAAGGATTGTagttgctggacatgtggagcaagaggtcatatttCGACCAACtatccagaaaatgaaaaaagaggaATAAAATGCTTCGATCCAACCCCGTATATTGAAGAAACAATTTATTACAAGGATATTATTCAAATATACGAGTTTGAGGATATTGCCTCAGACGAAAGTATATATTGTAAtgtccggttactcgtacaaatgataataatgtgtTTATGTAATTTATTATATAGTTATTTAGCTTATTATGTTTTACTATTGATTGAGATatcgatattgagattgaatatgATTTTTAGATTGTCCATATGtatgagaatgaatatatgtctCAATAGTGATACTAAGATGTGTAGGTAAAAttagtgtaatggaagttggtcggaaatgagatgaaaatatTGCAGTTTTTACGGGTtctagcataatgatttgaacaattatccaaattatgtgaggccacaaccattagaaagctaagatataatgctacaactttcatgttttgggttttgtccgaGCGTGTGCAGGACAGAATgcttggcgcccgagcggtaagttatgaccgcccgagtgccCCTATATTACAAGTTCAATAATATTCCCGAGAGTTCCTCGCctgggcggtagaaaatgaccgacCGAGCGCCAGTACATATTTTCAAAAAGTTGGGGGCCAAGAGTTTCGTGCCCGAGCTGTAATAAATGACCGTCCGAGCGCCGCTTTGAATATGAAGAGATAATCTTCGACTTTTCTAAGCAATTCCACCATTCCTCCACTTCATTAACAGCATAAGCTCGAGAAAAACCTAGAAAACTTCCTCCAAAAGCTCCTTTCATCCTTTTCTTCATCATTTTGAAGTAAGAAATTAGTTCTTCATCACAAGAATTTCCTAAGCATGTAAGTTTTCATCTCTTTTGGTTGTTATACATTTAGAGGAATAACTTTCACCTAGTATAGCCATAGTAACTGAACTATTGATATATTTGACAAtataggagcgagaaacatcATCTCAAACCAGTGTTTTTATGCTTGGACAGTTATCAATTTCAAATGCTTCCCATTGCTTATTGATATAAGTACATTGTaaat
Encoded here:
- the LOC140837381 gene encoding probable transcription factor At3g04930, which encodes MASTEDPAAAAAHIFNEDEDLLDDDDDDSSDRDEDDSASSAAAAADLPPPTSSAAAQVTIAVPGVPDPHLKQQLPDTVVAKKPAQLDDSRKLFQRLWTDGDEIELLQGFLDYTTQRGGPHSSFNHHHHDTTAFYDQIRDKFQLDFNKNQLVEKLRRLKKKYRNVVNKFGSGKDYAFKSPHDHATFEISSKIWGTSVLNGSSSAVLAISAPAPLSMYEDDDDPGFPNFAYCQSPNPNGIDVNSKTPRPRKRNRTGAVKVEDKQQPVFNSNTIYNQPSAAATPIAATPVAAVGTTQSVSSVIEETVKSCLSPIFKELLGNSMSLNANPNGPCCVHGFAATLSPMPLGFAGAMSGAKMADEKWRKQQILELEVFSKRLELMQDQIKEQLLELRSMGK